GGCTTTGGACAGCGCGAGCACGCCCTCGGGGGCTCCTTTCGTAATCAGCAGACGCCGACCGTCCTTCTCCACTACGACCGACAACCGCCGCCGCTCGAAGTCAAACGGCATTTCGTCCACTTTCTGATACACTTGCACGTCCGCCTGGTCACCGCGCGGAACGGCCGTATCCGACGGGGTACGGCTACCGTTGCTCAAGATTGCCGCGTCCAGGGGGCTCTTGATCCCGGTCTGAAACGAGCTGTTGAGCCAGGCCAGCACGAAAGGGCGTTCAGACGGATTCCCCCGTGGATCCAGGCGCTGGTCGAGCACCATCTCCCCACTCGTCAGGGTACCGGTCTTGTCGCTGCACAGAATATCGATGCTGCCGAAGTTCTGAATGGCCGAGAGGTGTTTGACGACGACCTTCAGCCGGGCCATCCGCACCGCGCCCTGTCCCAGTGTCACCGCCGTGATCATCGGTAGGTTCTCGGGCGTGAGCCCGACGGCGAGTGCGACGGCAAACAAGAAAGATTCCAGGGGGTTGTGCCGGAGTGCCGCGCCGGTGAGGAATACGAACAGCACCAGAAAAAACACGGTCCGCATGATGAAGAACCCGAACTGCCGGCTGCCCCGATCGAATTCCGTCTCGGGCGCACGAGCCGCAAGCCTGACCGCGATATCTCCAAAGGCAGTGGCCCGGCCCGTGGCGGTCACCACCGCCCGCGCCGTCCCGCTGACTACCGAGGTGCCCAGGAACACGGCGTTCACAGCAGAAGGCTCTGCCTCGGCCATCTTTTCTGCGGGCATCGACTCGCCGGTTAGTGCCGACTCCTGCACGTGCAGGTCTCGCGCTTCGATGAGCCGGGCATCCGCGGGCACCAGATCTCCAGCCACTAGGCGGATGATATCTCCGGGAACCACGTCCCGACGGGGTATCTCCTGCCAGCCCCCGTCGCGGAGCACCGTTGCCGTCGGGGCCACCCGCGCCCGCAGGTCTTCAGCGGCACGGCGTGCGCGATAGGTCTGCACGAAGTTTAATCCCGCGCTGAGGAGGACGATGATCACGATGATGGACGCACTGACGATTTCGCCCAATACGCCCGAAACGGCGCTGGCGATCAGCAAGATGAGCACCAGGGGGTTGGCGAAGAGGGCAGCAAGCTCCAGGAGCGCACTCTTGTGCCGAGCCGGGGTCGGATCGTTCGGGCCGACCTCGTCCAGGCGATGCCGCGCTTCCTCACTGGTTAGTCCGCGGTCAGACGTGCGAACCCGGTCAAAGAGACTCGCGAGCGGAACGGGATGCATGTCCTCCCCCGGAGCTCCACTCAACGGCTCTTGGAGCGGATGCGGACGCGGCATCGCCTCCCGCCCATCGCTCATGCTCTCGCGTCTCCGCGGGGCTAACATTGGCACCGACCGCAGCAACGCGGGCGCCGCCGTTTTCCCGCCCTTCTCTACCCCGGCCTCACCGCCATGCCCTTCGAGACCATGTCTCTCCGCGAACCGACCCAGAGAGTGCCTCGCGGTCTCGTGCGGCGCTCCTGCATCGCACTCACG
This window of the bacterium genome carries:
- the mgtA gene encoding magnesium-translocating P-type ATPase produces the protein MSDGREAMPRPHPLQEPLSGAPGEDMHPVPLASLFDRVRTSDRGLTSEEARHRLDEVGPNDPTPARHKSALLELAALFANPLVLILLIASAVSGVLGEIVSASIIVIIVLLSAGLNFVQTYRARRAAEDLRARVAPTATVLRDGGWQEIPRRDVVPGDIIRLVAGDLVPADARLIEARDLHVQESALTGESMPAEKMAEAEPSAVNAVFLGTSVVSGTARAVVTATGRATAFGDIAVRLAARAPETEFDRGSRQFGFFIMRTVFFLVLFVFLTGAALRHNPLESFLFAVALAVGLTPENLPMITAVTLGQGAVRMARLKVVVKHLSAIQNFGSIDILCSDKTGTLTSGEMVLDQRLDPRGNPSERPFVLAWLNSSFQTGIKSPLDAAILSNGSRTPSDTAVPRGDQADVQVYQKVDEMPFDFERRRLSVVVEKDGRRLLITKGAPEGVLALSKALEVDGAARPFDAEARRESEAVCQRLSNDGFRVLAVAYRAVPQQDAYHAADERDLVLAGFLAFVDPPLEDADEVLGALRRDGVTVKILTGDSEPVARHVCTQVGLDPGRCVVGDELATMNDSALAAVAERTTVFARVSPAQKNRILLALKRRGHVVGFLGDGINDAPSLHAADVGISVATGADVAKDAADIILLERSLRVLHQGILEGRKAFGNVMKYLLMGTSSNFGNMFSMAGASLFLPFLPMLPTQILLNNFLYDFAQVTIPTDNVDETLTQKPRTWNIAMIRDFMLYIGPISSIYDFLTFYVLLRIFHASQALFHTGWFVESLATQTLVLFVIRTAGNPLRSRPSGPLATTTVLVVLIGIVLPFTALAKPLGFVPVTGAFLAFVAIATTTYLLLVEAAKHRLMRSLVI